The window GTCTCGGTCAGCCGCTCGGTGACCGCGGGCGAGACGTCGGTGAACACGTGGTACGTCGTCTCGCCGTGTCGCTCGCGGATCCCGTCGACGCTCCCGCGGGCGACGATGCGGCCCTCGTTCATCACCACGACGCGGTCGCAGACGGACTCGACGTGGTAGAGGTTGTGCGCGGAGAAGACGACGGTCTTCCCGGCCGCGCGGAGCTCGCGGGTGAACTCCAGCACGGAGTTCGTCGTCACCGGGTCGAGCCCCGAGGCGGGCTCGTCGTACACGAGCACGTCCGGGTCGTTGACGAGCGACCGGGCGATGGCGACCTTGCGTTTCATCCCCTTCGACATGTCGCCGAGCCGGCGCTCGCGGTGGTCCAGTTCGAGCCGGTCGAGCGCGGCCTCGATGCGCTCGTCGGCGACGTCGCGCGGCACGTCGTACAGGTCGGCGAAGAACCGCAGGTACGACAGCGGCGTCATCTCCTCGTACAAGGGCGACTCCTCGGGGAGGAAGCCGAGTCGCCGTCGCATCTCCGGGTCGTCCGAGGGGAAGCCGGCGACCGTGACCTCGCCGTCGGTGGGCTCGACCAGTCCCGCGAGCACCTTCAGCGTCGTCGTCTTGCCGGCGCCGTTCGGGCCGACGATGCCGAACACCTCGCCCTCCTCGACGGAGAAGCCGCTGTCGACGACGGCCGCGAAGTCGCCGTACGTCTTCCGTAGCCCCTCCACCTCGATCATGGGATTCGCTCGGCCGCGGGACGGGTTAAACCCACCTCCGCGGCTATCAGCCGCGAGAACGCGGAGCGAGGGTCACGGATCCTTCGGCGCGATTCAATCCGTGTACGGCTTCTCGATATTCGCGTCGCCGCTGATGTACGCGTTCATCCGACGGGTGATCCCGTCGAACAGCGTGATGACCGGAGAGAGGACGCGCTCGACCAGCCGGACCGGCGATGCGATCCGCAGCGACCACCGCTCAGCGTTTCCGAGGCCGAACGCCTTGGGGACGATCTCGCCGAACACGAGGACGAGAAAGCTGGTACACAGGGTCGTCACCACGACCGCGCTGCCCGTGGGGAGGTAACTCGCGACCAGCACGGTGACGATACTCGAGATCGCGATGTTGACGACGTTGTTCCCGACGAGCAGCGTCACCAGCAGGCGGTGGGGGTCGTCGTAGAGCTCCTTCAGGATCTTGCCCCGCGGGTCACCCGTGGCGGCCTGCTGCTCGAACCACTCCGCCGGCAGC is drawn from Halorubrum sp. CBA1229 and contains these coding sequences:
- a CDS encoding DUF21 domain-containing protein, with translation MVGVTLGLAGIAAVIALLSLSAFFSSSETAIFSLPAEWFEQQAATGDPRGKILKELYDDPHRLLVTLLVGNNVVNIAISSIVTVLVASYLPTGSAVVVTTLCTSFLVLVFGEIVPKAFGLGNAERWSLRIASPVRLVERVLSPVITLFDGITRRMNAYISGDANIEKPYTD
- a CDS encoding ABC transporter ATP-binding protein, producing MIEVEGLRKTYGDFAAVVDSGFSVEEGEVFGIVGPNGAGKTTTLKVLAGLVEPTDGEVTVAGFPSDDPEMRRRLGFLPEESPLYEEMTPLSYLRFFADLYDVPRDVADERIEAALDRLELDHRERRLGDMSKGMKRKVAIARSLVNDPDVLVYDEPASGLDPVTTNSVLEFTRELRAAGKTVVFSAHNLYHVESVCDRVVVMNEGRIVARGSVDGIRERHGETTYHVFTDVSPAVTERLTETLDDPGAATEEVGDRFRTVVPDMDAVEAVRAAAADAGGEVVDIRTREPSLEDVFLDIVGRPMPGRYAAGGGPVDETDDDTGGDDEKRPAGPPEGAE